One Nicotiana tabacum cultivar K326 chromosome 23, ASM71507v2, whole genome shotgun sequence genomic window, CGCCGTTAtaaattgtttttaaaaattgTAGTGAGACTCTCTTTATTCTAAAGGTGTGTTTTCTTTTGCCTCACCAAAACATTGATCATGTACAGCTTGAATATTGCCATTTGCCAAGTGTCATCCACCTATGAGAAGCTTTATATAATATATCTACAAGGGAAGTATCAGTATATGGTTTTTTCTTTGCCCAATTGCTCTTATCTTCAATTATATTCTAATCATTCATACTTAAAAGCAACTCAGTTTGTTTATGTACTTTAAAGCAAACTCAGTTTAAACCCTTTTCAATTATTTGTTTTCAACACCTCATTCTCTTTGTATTTTATCAATGATTCCATGATTTTAAGGAGTGTTTAACGCTCAAGCGATTTATTTACTTCTCAAGTAGGAAGTGCTTTCCATCAATATTTGGAGATTATGTTTGGAAAATATCACATCAATATTTCCCTTATTATGTAGCGATGTGGTGGGATGAATAGTATCCTTCTGCTCTTAGACGTCTCAGAATCGAGTCATGAGAATGAAGAATTTCTGACAAAAAACGTTTTCCCCTTAAATGATATAAATGACATCAGGTAGCCACTCTAAAAGACtgttatttaggaattagtcagtgtgttcaaaatttcagtttttcagtttttcagtttaatttttAGGATAAAAATGTTCTGAATTGtcctgaagttaagatttttagtttaaaatttcaggactaAATAAATACTGACTAATTTCTAAATAACATCCCGAGAATGACTATTTATGCACTTGCCCCCTTAAATAACACTATGCTGCGAGAATCTGAAATAGTCAGACCATATGTTTCGTATACTTAGATGATGGTTAAACCAAAAATATCTATTTTCCTAAAAGGAAATAGGgacaaaatagaaaaaagaaaagagctcTATTTTAGAAATGAAACTTGATTACCTACCACCCCTTTTCTGCTTAAGGAAAGCTTCAAAAGGCAAAGTCCAGATAAGTGTAGGACAACTTAGTCTTTATTCCCTAGAATTTGTCTTGTTTAGTTTAATTTTCACTTACTTTTTGCAATAATATTTCTTGTActccattttttaaaattatttccttATAATTTTGTTCCACTAAAAACAAACTTCAAGAATATGTTACAGCTAAACCATACAAACTAGTAAGCATAAAAAAAGAGTGAAGCATATAGAGATTTTGTTCCATATAATCATTACTATCTTTTTTAAAGTTGAGTAGTTAAACTAGGAAAAAGAATGTGGAATTGCATTAAAGTTTCAAATAAATggaaatattatatttaaaaaaaatataagatattaataataaaaatgaaacaaaaaaagtAGAGGGAATTAAGAGCAGCTAAGCTGGATTTGATTTGTTATTTTCTGAGGTTTGCTTCAAAAGAAGGGAAGTCCATCCTTTCAATTCCACTCAATTTCTTTATAAGTAATGGACTCTTTAAATAGCTACAATTACAAAGTCTATGATTCACTACTTAATTATTATCATAGTCATTTGCCTTCTTTCTTAGTATATTCAGTTTTCAATAGTTGCACTATAGTTAGAAGTTATAGCaacagaaaacaaaaagaaagaaatgtcAGGAATATATGAACTTGGGATTGAAGAATTTTTTCTTGCTCATCCTGATCCTGTTATCTTGGAACTCAATAATTTGCAGAACCAACTCAAAGGTTAAAAACTACTTTTAGTTTTCACTTTCTGTGTTTCTTGATTATGATGCTAGGTGGTGTATGAAGGGGAGTCTTGGCGTAACTGTTAATGTtgctgtcatgtgaccaggaggtcatgggtttgagccgtggaaacagtctcttgcagaaatgcagggtaaagctgcgtacaatagacccttgtggtccggctcttccccgtaccttgcgcatagcgggagcttagtgcaccgagctACCCTTTTGATGCTAGCTGGTGTATGTACTCCTATTGCTATGACAGTATTGTGCCTTTAACAGAAGTGTTATGCTTCAGTGACGAATAAAAAGGGTAGTCTGGTGCACAAAGCTCTCGTTGTGCGAGGGCTCGAGGATGGGTCGAACCTCATTGGGTCTTATGTATGTAGCCTTACCTTGCATTTGTTTAAGAGGCTATTTCCGCGGTTTGaactcgtgacctcctggtcacatggcggCAACTTTTACCGTTGCGCCAAGACTCCCCTTCATGATCCCGCTATGCGAGGGTCCCGGGATGGGTCGAATCTCATTGGTTCTTATGTATGCAGCCTTACCTTACATATTTTTAAGAGGCTGTTTCAGCGGCTTGAACTCATGACCTCTTGATCACATAGCGGCAATTTTTACTGTTGCGCCAAGGCTCCTCTTCATGCTTTAGTGATGGATGTTTTTAATTGTTACTTTCATAGTTAGATTGGTCAGTAACAGTTGCTAGTGGAGTTAACAAGTTTATGTTTTCATGCTATTGAATATTTGATTTTCATGTTAGAGCACAGACATTCAAGATTGTAAACCAATGACAACTACATAAAACAATCCAAGAGTTGGGTTGTTTTCTAAGTTTGTTGTGGTTTTGTCAGTCCAGCTTGTTTTAACATAGGctaaataataatttaatgatCTGCAGTTTCTAGACAGTTATATAAGAATAGCCTTAAACCTCTAATTTCCACTACATAAAAGTTTCCCTATAACCATTATATATTTATTGGCTACAATGACTCCATAAAGTCCTGATTTTGGCTGTAGACTGTAGTGTATTATTTTTGGTAACTGGCTTTCCTGAAGCATCAATAGTTACATGTACATGCCTGTAACACACTGCACTGAtataaagggcagcccggtgcactatgTTCTGGCTATAcgtggggtccggggaagggctggaccacaagggtctattgaaCGTAGCCTTAccctgcaagaggttgtttccacggctcgaacacGTGAACTTctagtcacatgacaacaactttaccaattaTGCCAAGGCTCTCCTTCACTGCGCTGGTATAAGAACAAAATTTAGCTATTGATTTTCAATTCTTGATGTGAATTTCATTAGAGAAAGATCGCGAACTGGTAGCATCGCAAAGTGAAATTAAGGCTCTGAAAGCAACAGAAGTGCTCAAAGACAAGGCTGTTGAAGAGGTACTCTCAAAAGAAGACCTTCACAAAAACTGCATTTTCTTGTTATACTTGAGCTATTACTATATTGTATTGATAATCCAATTCCTATTTTCCACAGCTCCGAAATGAATTTCAGAGATTGGAGGGAAAGCTGAAAATCAGCGAAACGCTTCTTGACCAAAAGGTATGTCATCTCATCGTTCTTGTAAAGGTGTTTCAAAAGCAACCATTTCTTTACCAAAAAGGGCACATAAATAATTGGCTATGACTGCAAATGCAGAATCTTGATATCAAACGACTCGCTAATGAGAAAAAAGAGGCACTGGCTGCACAATATGCTGCTGAAGCAACTCTTAGAAGAGTATATGCAGATCAGAAGGATGACGATTCTCCTCCTCTCGAGTCCATTATTGCTCCTCTCGAGGCAGAGATTAAGATGTATAAGAATGAGGTACTTTACAATGATAAATTCATTCCAGGCATGGGCGTAGCCAGGGATGAACCCCCTTCGCCTGAAAATTACATTATATATACTTGGCCAAAATTAAgttttatgtatatatagtaaaaGTTGAATCCCGTGGACTTCTTTGTATATTTACTTCTTTATATTCTAAACCTCCTTACTGAAATTCCTGGCTCCGCCACATTTCCAGGTGCTTCATTTTCTACAATATTTGGTGGCATTAACTTCTTTTCTCTGTCGCTTTTCTAGATTGCAGCATTACAGGAGGATAAAAGGGCTTTGGATCGACACACTAAGTCAAAAGAAGAAGCTTTGCTTGAAGCAGAAATGATACTAAAAAGTGCTTTAGAAAGGGCATTAATAGTAGAGGAGATTCAAAACCAGAACTTTGAACTTAGAAGACAGATTGAAATCTTCCAGGTAGGAAATTTCAACCAACTCCATTTTGTAAAAGCAGATTAGTGTATGGCCTAACATGAATTTCTCTCAATTCAGGAGGAAACCAAAATACTTGACAAGACGAATCGTCAAAAGATTCTTGAGGTGGAAAAGCTCAGCCAAACCATTATAGAACTCGAGGAGGCAATTCTTGCTGGAGGAGCAGCAGCTAATAGACTTCGTGACTACAAACGACAAATTTCTGAATTTCAAGTAAAAACCATGCATACATATTTGGTAATAAGACTAGTCGAGTCTGTTATAGATCATAAGACATTAGCTTTTCCCAATCTTGTAGGAGGAGAAGAGGACATTGGAAAGGGAACTAGCAAGAGTTAAGGTTTCAGCAAACCGAGTAGCAACTGTCGTGGCAAACGAGTGGAAAGATGAGAATGACAAAGTTATGCCTGTAAAACAATGGCTAGAAGAGAGAAGGCTGTTGCAGGTTATTAAAGCATAACATTCAACTGCAAATGAATAACATTTCAAACTCATCTATTACATTTCTTGAAATAGTATTCGCCTTGGCATTGTAGGCTGAGATGCAACGACTGAAAGACAAATTAACCATATCAAAGAGAACAGCCAAGGCAGAAGCACAACTAAAGGTGAGCTTATTTATTGAAAATAAACTGATGTGTTTTATCCTCATTCTGTCAATGTTTTGCTATAGGATAAGCTGAAACTGAGGCTCAAGACACTCGAAGAAGGCTTGAAACAAGCGCTCAACGTCTCTGTCAATCCCAATAGAAACCATGgatccacaaaaattcaaaagacCAAACACTTTTTTGGTGTTCTGTCAAGCAATACCGGAATAAAGAAGAGATCTACATCACAACCAAGGGTATCCACCATTAGCCGAAACACTAAGCAGGAAAACACGGATCAAAGAAGCGATGATGCTTCTGGAAAAATGAAGCAAGTCATTAGTCTGAAAAAGAAGACCTTATGGGATTCTCGAGATAAGAACGTTGacaatgttggaaaagaaaatgcAGAAATGAACAGCAAAGAAATCACACATGCACAGAAAATCAAGAATCCAGGAGATGACAAAGAAGAAAACAAGACTGGTCGAAGCATGGAGAGCGATAACGATGATATAGTATCAGGTTTTTTGTATGACCGGCTACAGAAAGAAGTTATCTGTTTAAGGAAATTTTGTGAGACAAAAGAGTCTGCTTTGAATACTAAAGATGAAGAAATTAAGGTGAAGTATTACCATAAAACAAAACTCTATTGCTCTTATTCATCTTAAAGTCCTTGCACACactttatcttcttccttttatcatttaTCAATCTGTTTGGTGTTTTCAGATGCTAACTAAGAAGATCGAGACGCTGTCAAAAGCCATAGAAGTCGAAGCAAGAAAACGAAAAGTTAAGCAACAAGGTCAGTGAGAACATCTTGAAGATTAATGTAAAAAAGCAGAAAAAGTGATCTTGGTTCATCAGTGTTGACTCTTGCATTTATTGTATATACAAAGAGGTGAatagtaatcacaggaataaaGATCCAAAATTCATTTGTAATTTGTAAAGTGAGTGACTAACTCTGTCACAACTGGATGGTAATTCTTTTGTTTTAGTTTCTTAATTTTCCCCCATTGCCCAGGTCCTTGTACAGTTATTTTCAGCTTTAGATTCAGATGAGTAAGAATAATTGAAAGTTTGATCCTTTTTGTTAATACCCACAACTCCTCCAGCAGAGTGCTTCTTGTTTTCTCCTATGAtgctcggactctccaaaatgtctCCGGtgtgtgtcggatcctccaaaaatagtgtatttttggaggatcagATGCGGGTGCGGCAGCATTTTTAGAGAGTCCACGCAACACAGGTTTTCTCCAATAACTATACAATTATGTCATCATATTAAAAATGATCTCCATTTCAGACTTCTCCCTTTCCAAAATAATGTGGAGAAATCAAGAAACCGAAGTTGTCAACTTTGCACCTacaatgaaaggaaaaaaagagtgcTCATCTTCTTGTTATAACAACTCTATAACTCTACTAGTTAGGGATGTGGTGGGATCGACATGATTCTTCCGCCCTTAACCAGAGGTATCGAGTTCAATCCGTGGAATAAAACTTCCTGGTAATAAAGAGAACTTTCCCCTTAAATTAGTCGAGCTAGTAGATTCCGGATGCCAGAtggttgaaaaaaaaaactctatAACTCCACTGATCGGGGATGTGGTGGGATCAACATGATCATTCCACCCTTAACCAGATGTCTCGAGTTCAAGCCCTGAAATAGAAAATTTCTGGTAACGAGAACTTTCCCCTTAAATTAGTCGGGCTAGTAGATTTTGGATACTAGATGGTTGAAAAAAAAGACTCTATAACTCTGGAATAGTAGCTAAAGAAGGCTTCCACCTTTGACAATCATCTCTTACTCTTAAAGACTGAACTGGGATTTGTCCACATTGGAGCTCTTTTACATTATTTACAAGCAGCTCTAACTGTTGTTTTGTAAGGACAATCTTGATTCTCTGGTTCTTGCAACTATCACTCATGTCATTACATAGAAATCTAGGTGAATCATATCTCAGCTTTTGGTTATTGGCTAAATCTTTTAACTCTTCATTTTCTTGATTCAGAGATGAAGAAAATAGTGTATCAATACAATTCCCCATGATTAATTGCATTGAACAGTTATGATTTATGACCTAAACCATCTCTATTTATAGTGCTATTATAATAATATTGATACCATGTCTAAGACAAAGAAACGTGCATGCCACCTTTAAAAccttcccctttttttttctagCAAAAGCAACTTCTAGTTATTTAAAATTGTGCAACCATGCATATTTTAactggatttaagttatatatagtgTAATAAACTTTTTGACTCATTAGCTTGTAATAGTAGGTTACCAATCAATATTATTCTATAAAGTTATCAATATGTAATTACTTTTTAAATGACTTGATTCGATAAATTCTTTTTAAACTGTCGATTTATTTAACTTAAACTCGACCAAGAAAGAGTGAAGTATTATATGGAATAAAGAACTCATCAAAGAGGCTCTTGAGCTATGTTAAGGCTTCTCTAGTAGGTTGACAAATAGGAGTTGTATATTACAAAGTTTTTCCTAAGTCAGAGGCCTGCATCATTTTATGTATATTATACCTAATGAGAACGCAAAAGTCCCACAATATTGTCAACTCAATGTCGGCATGCCAAAGATGAAGGAGGCAAAGAATGTTAAAATTTTCTTATTCAAGCTTTATCTTTTCTTGATATAGTAAACTCCATTCCCAAACTCACTCTCCAAAAGTTCCATGAAAAAACTAGTTATAAGTTCTCCTCTCCATTGAAATGAAGGCCGTTATGTTCATTACTAAATATAAACAACACAAATACAAAGtggaaaataaagaaattaataaTAGAAGATATATTATACCACAAAGTAATATTTAAAAAATGGGCAATGATTAGTGAAGTACTTTTCTTTAATCAAATAGTATACTAACTACATAACAAGACAGTCAACAAGCCATCTGGTCACCTACTTATTATTCTCTTTCTGCactttttttctttaaaaggaAACTATACCTTGTACATCGTATGTGAaattaatgaatacaataataatacaacattcaCATGGGCCCAAAACTTTGTTTTGGACACATTTAAAAGCCCAATAAAGAAAGTACAAAGTAGGCCCACAATGATTGGGTCACATTACATAATTGTGCAACCTGTAGCATTTTCTTCACTAAAGTATTCACTGTTAACATAAGGGCCCTTTCCGTAACCAGATGGGCCTGGTCCAGGCCCATACCCATATGAGTAGTTACCGTAATATGGGGTCGGGGCCAGGGCCTGTGGTACTGGTGTTCCATAATACTGATAACATGGGCCTCCGGTATAATAACATTGGCCGCAACCGCATCCATGTGCCGCCTGTGGGTATCCCTGGACCGGCATCATCATCACCGGCTCTGATACCCACGGTGTTGCTACCATTGCAGTTGTAGGACCGTCTTTGGGCTTCTCGGGATCTTTTTGTTTGGGCTTGTCAATTATGGTCGGCTTTTCTTGTTTCGGCTTCTCGGTATCTTTTGCTTTGTCTTTCGGCTTTTCGGGCTCTTTCGTTTTGTCCTTGGGCTTCTCGGGCTCCTTGGGCTTTTCAAAGGTGACAGTCTTACCTTTCTCAGGCTCCTTGGGCTTGTCTTTGGGCTTTTCAGGCCCTTTGGGTTTCTCAGGCTCCTTGGGCTTTTCAGGCCCTTTGGGTTTCTCGGGGTCCTTGGGCTTTTCAGGAGCTTTGGGCTTTCCAGGTTCTTTGATCTCAATACTCTTGATTGCTTTTCCTCCTTTACAACACAATTTGTCACGAATGTTTTCAGGACTGCAACATACTACAGTAATGGTGACAGTATTGGCCTTCTCATCATACACTTGGTCTCTAACTTCTGCAATTTAAATCATTTCAACATCAAATACACTAAAAAGGTTattaaacaaaagaaacttttacATTAATCAACCAAAAGATATTTGTAATAACACTTCATACAAAATGAGatttataatcttgaaaataacATAGGTTATCCGTAAGTAAAAGTAAGCCGACAATAATCCTTTTTACACAATTgatgtatataagttaaactcaAGTCCAAAAAAGACGGAAATTCAAGAAAAAAGAGACTCACGAGGCATTTTGCAGAGAACTTTCTTGGCCTTCTTGTAACAACAAGGGCACTGAAGATCAACCTTGAGCACCATTACGGTGGTCTGTTaagaaaccaaaataaaaaaattcatagTGTTATTCATGAAGGAAAATGTGAAAATCAACGCTAGAGACTTCAAAAGTGGATCCAAATGCTAATGAGCTATTGAACATGTAATAATGATCCCTTTTTTTTGtattataagaaagaaaaaaaagaaaaaatacaacaacaattatGAGCCCTCTGATTTGACGGCGGACTTAAAAAGCCACCTACATACAGTGGCAGAGACAAGATTTCCCTAAGGGgttaaaaaaaagtttaaaaaattaaaagaaattgtagCCAATGAAAATTGAACCAGTGACgccccttgaccactaaactatGATTTTGAGTTGTATCAAGCgcattcaaaacataatatatagaggtaaaaaaatagattttatgTTATATATACAATGTAAGGAAGTTTGGGTGAACTCCCATtcgcccctaaatccgcccccTGCTTACAGACGTTTcttcagtcccaaacaagttagCACCgactaagaaaaaagaaaacaaatatgaTAAAAAAGACTAGCATTACCTTCTCAGTGTTGTCACCACCCATGGTTCAGACTTGAAAGTGTAGACCAGAGAAATTAGAAGATGGATCTGAATTCACAGAAAAACAAATGAGGAGGAGAAAAAGGGTGTGGTATTAATAGTATGAAAGAATGATAAGGAGAAATGACTTAGGAAAGAGGTAAGTAAGTTAGGAAAGGAGAAGGAATTTGTTGAAATTCATGATATCATCAATTGATTGTTTGGCAGCTTCTAGCTAGGAGTTGAAttgttttgtgtgtgtgtgtggggcgGCCTACGATTGCTGACTATATACTCTCGTTTGCATGTGCTGGATTTGATTGTTACACCTCACCTTTCCATTTTCTTTCaaaccaaaaataatttattaatagTAGGAATACTAGTGATGTGTATTTTCTTAGTTTAACCATGTGATATTTAAAGCCCATTAATACTCAGAATAAACTCAATATAATCTCACAAATAGGATATGAGAAAGATAGTATATGTGCAGACGTTACTCCTACCTTGTAGAGGTAGAGAAACTTCCGATAGACGCTCAACTCAGAAAAAATAATATCACATCATAGTAAAAGAAATACAATAAAGGAAAAGTGATTAAAAAAAAGCATTAACAATAGTATGGTAATAAGATAATCGAAACAAAAGAGACAACCGATAGTAATAGAGTTTTAAGTGTAAGAAAATCCGTGAATAATAATGATACTACATGTATTAAAAGGAAAATCTCAACTACCTACTAACATTCCTAATTCTCGACCTCTGTACTCTCCTAtcaaggtcatgtcctcggtaagctgcaCATGTGTCATGTTCTATCTTATCACTTCTTCCGATGCTTCTTTGGACTACCCCTACCTCTCCTCAAATCCATCATGGCCAACTTCGCACACCTTCTTACTGGGGCATCTGGACACCTCCTCTTTACATACCCGAATTATTTCAACCCTGTTTTCCATATCATATCCGCTACGGGAGCCCATTTatcaattaatttaaattcaCATCGAATAgactcacaaaaaaaaaaaaaaaagaaaaaggataaaaTGCTCTATTAAAAAGTTTTTGATTCTCAAAACTTAAATTTGCGACGTCATATTAAAAATGAAAGATCTCAACTATCCCACTATGCGCTTAATGATTACTAGTGATtgtatagtacaaaaaataagaaatagagTAGGGAGTGGTTTAGTTTGGTTAGTGCAATAATGGAAGATGTACCCCCACATGGCAGGTATGCTTAACCCGATTCTGACAGCTAATTTGTTCACTAGTTTCTTTTACTTTGCAATTTTTGGATATTATATTATGTACTAATCATAAACTTTTTAGTAacaattttcaatattttttctttaatttgaagcAACACCAAAAAAGTGCTGAAGAGAGTTGCCGTCCTCACTTTTCAAAATCTACCATTCTCAAAATTCAAACTACCTAATAAAATCAAATTATAACGGCAACGACAACAGTAACGCTTCAGTCTCAAATAAATTAAAGTCGGCTATATATTCTTATTAATCATCTTTATCTAATAAAATTCATATCCTAACATTatgccaaataaaaataaaaaatagaaataaaatgtaccagaatttttttatatttttaactgGCATAAAAATCGATACTAGGGCGAAAATACTCCTAGTGAATATTAACTGCTATACATgtaatacaattcaaacaatataataGTGAAATTAATTAAGTTCTTTTACACCATCAATTCATATAAATTTAAAtctaaaagaaagcaaaaattccTAATCAGTCGTACATAATTTGTTATAGACATACTTA contains:
- the LOC107772138 gene encoding uncharacterized protein LOC107772138, with protein sequence MGGDNTEKTTVMVLKVDLQCPCCYKKAKKVLCKMPQVRDQVYDEKANTVTITVVCCSPENIRDKLCCKGGKAIKSIEIKEPGKPKAPEKPKDPEKPKGPEKPKEPEKPKGPEKPKDKPKEPEKGKTVTFEKPKEPEKPKDKTKEPEKPKDKAKDTEKPKQEKPTIIDKPKQKDPEKPKDGPTTAMVATPWVSEPVMMMPVQGYPQAAHGCGCGQCYYTGGPCYQYYGTPVPQALAPTPYYGNYSYGYGPGPGPSGYGKGPYVNSEYFSEENATGCTIM
- the LOC107772147 gene encoding microtubule-associated protein 70-5-like isoform X1, with the protein product MSGIYELGIEEFFLAHPDPVILELNNLQNQLKEKDRELVASQSEIKALKATEVLKDKAVEELRNEFQRLEGKLKISETLLDQKNLDIKRLANEKKEALAAQYAAEATLRRVYADQKDDDSPPLESIIAPLEAEIKMYKNEIAALQEDKRALDRHTKSKEEALLEAEMILKSALERALIVEEIQNQNFELRRQIEIFQEETKILDKTNRQKILEVEKLSQTIIELEEAILAGGAAANRLRDYKRQISEFQEEKRTLERELARVKVSANRVATVVANEWKDENDKVMPVKQWLEERRLLQAEMQRLKDKLTISKRTAKAEAQLKDKLKLRLKTLEEGLKQALNVSVNPNRNHGSTKIQKTKHFFGVLSSNTGIKKRSTSQPRVSTISRNTKQENTDQRSDDASGKMKQVISLKKKTLWDSRDKNVDNVGKENAEMNSKEITHAQKIKNPGDDKEENKTGRSMESDNDDIVSGFLYDRLQKEVICLRKFCETKESALNTKDEEIKMLTKKIETLSKAIEVEARKRKVKQQGQ
- the LOC107772147 gene encoding microtubule-associated protein 70-5-like isoform X2; this encodes MTSEKDRELVASQSEIKALKATEVLKDKAVEELRNEFQRLEGKLKISETLLDQKNLDIKRLANEKKEALAAQYAAEATLRRVYADQKDDDSPPLESIIAPLEAEIKMYKNEIAALQEDKRALDRHTKSKEEALLEAEMILKSALERALIVEEIQNQNFELRRQIEIFQEETKILDKTNRQKILEVEKLSQTIIELEEAILAGGAAANRLRDYKRQISEFQEEKRTLERELARVKVSANRVATVVANEWKDENDKVMPVKQWLEERRLLQAEMQRLKDKLTISKRTAKAEAQLKDKLKLRLKTLEEGLKQALNVSVNPNRNHGSTKIQKTKHFFGVLSSNTGIKKRSTSQPRVSTISRNTKQENTDQRSDDASGKMKQVISLKKKTLWDSRDKNVDNVGKENAEMNSKEITHAQKIKNPGDDKEENKTGRSMESDNDDIVSGFLYDRLQKEVICLRKFCETKESALNTKDEEIKMLTKKIETLSKAIEVEARKRKVKQQGQ